GACAATGAACAAAATACAACGGTAACCGAACCGGAGACATCCGAAAAAAAAGATACGCCCCAGTCTGTTACTGACGCAGTATCGCCGCCCGCGGACAGTCCCGCAGAAGTACCCGATAACACCCCGCCGTCTTCACCTCCCGCTGATACACCGCCGCCCGAAGGGCCTCCGGGCGAAACATCTGCTGAACCGATCGCCCCGAAACGATCGCCCCTCTCGTTCCTGCCGCCCAGGGTGCAGTCATTCCTCACGACAGCGTTCGCACGAACAAAGACCGTACTCGTCACGATAAAGGATGTCGCCATCGACATCGGTCTGAGCGTCCGTGACGGCGTGAAGAAGCTCATCGAGTACCAGAAGATCGGCGTGCTCATCATGTGGAAGAACCGCGAGTATGCCATGGAGGTGAAAGCGGATTTCGCACAGCTCAAGGGGCTTCGCACCTTCGTGTCGAAATACGGACGCCGCGGGGGGCTCCTCCCGAAGCAGGCCCATAATGCGCAGCTCGTCCTCGATGAAGTGGCGACGAACATCATACGGCATGCGTACAAGGAAATGCCCGAACAGGGAAACATTAAGGTCGCCGTAGTGCGCCGCGAAAAGGCCGTCGAGGTCATCGTTTCCGATTCCGGATCGGAATTCGACTGGAACAAGGTGCTCGATCCCGATCTTGAGAAATACGTCGAGGTAAAACGCAAGGGCGGCCTCGGCATCATGCTCATCCGAAAGCTCACCGACAAGGCGGAATACAAGCGTGCGGGCGAGCGCAACGAAGTCACGCTCACGTTCAATCTCGCACTCGCGGAAAAGAAGCGCATCATCGCGCAGTTCTGGGAGAACGTCAAGACACAGACGGCGACCACGGCGAAGGTGGGCGCGGTGGGCTTTACGCTCGCGACCGTTCTCGGGATAACCGTGTTCCTCGTCATCGGATACTTCCAGCGCGGCTCGGCGGAGGCTGCGCTCTTCGTAAAGGGCATCGACGCCGCAAAGAACATCGCGGCGACATCCGCCCTCGAAATAGCCGCCGGGGACAGCCTCGCCCTCGGTGAAACGGTGGCGACGACGAAAGAACAGATCAACGGCATAACGTACATCACCGTCGTTGACAAGAAACGGATCATTGTTGCAGACACTGCCGACCGTACCTTCGAGAAATACCGCGAACCGCCCGAGGTGAAACCGCTCGGCATGCGTGAGAAGGCGATACAGCCCTATCGCACCCCGAAGGGGGAAGCGCTCTTCGATGTCGCCGTACCGGCGATGCTCAATAAGACCATCGTCGGCGAAGTGCACATCGGCATCTCGCAGAACAGCATCGACGTGGCCGAACGCATGGCAGGCTTCCGCTTACGGGCCGTGTTCATAACCATGGCCATCTGGATATTCGCGCTCGGCATCGTGGGCATACTTGTCGCGGTGTTCATCAATCCGATACGGCGTTTCTCGCAGGAACTCGCCAAGGTCGGCACCGCCGGCTTCTCGATGGATAATCTCAGCACCGGCACGCTCTCCGAATTCAAGGAGATCGGCAGCGCGTTCGCCGGCATGGTCGGACGCATGAAAGACCAGGAAGCGATGCTCACCGACCAGACGCGCATCAAGAAGGAGATGCAGCTCGCGAAGGACATACAGAACACGCTCCTTCCGAAGGTCATTCCGCAGACGGAAGGGTTCGAGATAGCCGGGAATTACATGAGCGCGCTTGAGATGGGCGGCGACTACTACGACTTTTTCCCTGTCATGCGCAATGTGCTCGGTCTTGTCGTGGGCGATGTGTCGGGCAAAGGCATCGGCGCCGCGTTCATCATGGCCATGTGCCGCATGACGATGCGCATCGAATCGAAGAACATACGCCGCGCCTCCGACGTGCTTACCCGCATCAACTCCTACCTCGCCGGGGACATCAAAAAAGGGATGTATATCACCGTGTTCTATGCGGTGCTCGATTCCGACCGGCATACCATCAATTACGCATCTGCGGGCCACAATCCGATGATACTCTACCGCGCTGCGGAAAAGAAGATGTATTTCCTCAACCCCAAGGGGTTCGCAGTGGGGCTCCAGCTCCCCTCCGACGATCTCTTCAAGA
The genomic region above belongs to Spirochaetota bacterium and contains:
- a CDS encoding SpoIIE family protein phosphatase yields the protein MPDDNEQNTTVTEPETSEKKDTPQSVTDAVSPPADSPAEVPDNTPPSSPPADTPPPEGPPGETSAEPIAPKRSPLSFLPPRVQSFLTTAFARTKTVLVTIKDVAIDIGLSVRDGVKKLIEYQKIGVLIMWKNREYAMEVKADFAQLKGLRTFVSKYGRRGGLLPKQAHNAQLVLDEVATNIIRHAYKEMPEQGNIKVAVVRREKAVEVIVSDSGSEFDWNKVLDPDLEKYVEVKRKGGLGIMLIRKLTDKAEYKRAGERNEVTLTFNLALAEKKRIIAQFWENVKTQTATTAKVGAVGFTLATVLGITVFLVIGYFQRGSAEAALFVKGIDAAKNIAATSALEIAAGDSLALGETVATTKEQINGITYITVVDKKRIIVADTADRTFEKYREPPEVKPLGMREKAIQPYRTPKGEALFDVAVPAMLNKTIVGEVHIGISQNSIDVAERMAGFRLRAVFITMAIWIFALGIVGILVAVFINPIRRFSQELAKVGTAGFSMDNLSTGTLSEFKEIGSAFAGMVGRMKDQEAMLTDQTRIKKEMQLAKDIQNTLLPKVIPQTEGFEIAGNYMSALEMGGDYYDFFPVMRNVLGLVVGDVSGKGIGAAFIMAMCRMTMRIESKNIRRASDVLTRINSYLAGDIKKGMYITVFYAVLDSDRHTINYASAGHNPMILYRAAEKKMYFLNPKGFAVGLQLPSDDLFKKSIKSEMITLTRGDLVFIYTDGITEAMDTGRNQYGEPRLVEFIKNNHHLSTEEFSKALDADIEAFCRGYPQSDDITYIVVKAKKTLEEVKYERIVHLYELINGGMHATEAAEKCGFTYDEFRSINGRYKRKGIDAFKPKIEESVDTSISHATLEQTRKILMIIREHPEYGTARIRQILATDALGNEDIAESVIMRELKKQKLATRSQRDRFSKRKMSDFSALTAGLGTMPLPTPKPAAASEEKTEEKPEQNTEEKASSSTDAPPDASETDTAPSDTPKPKDGSNT